The sequence CCCTCGATCAAGGCCACTTCTCTGCTGTCTGTCCCTTCACTCTGAGGCTCTGCTCCCACCAGGAGATCCTCGAGGAGGTGGTCCGCGAGCTCCACAAAGTGAAGGAGGAGATCATCGACGGTGAGTAGAGGGCCCACGCCCCCGGGCATCGCCCTGAGCCGGGGCCGCACCCAGCGTCCTTAAAGAGGGAGGCCTGCCTGTGCCCAGGTCGGCCATCCGgggccaggaggcctggggctcgTACCGGCATGGGGGCGGGGGTCAGTCTTCCTCCCAGcggccaccaccacccccccccgaGTCTCTGAGCAAGCCGAGGCTCAGGAAGATGAAGCGCCTTGTCTACGGACCGGCACGCCCCGCTGGTCTGCCGCCTCAGTCTGAGTCTTCAGCTCCCCCAGGCTCCTTCCCAGGATTAGCCGGCGGCGGCAGGGAGAAAGAGCCGAGAGCGCATTCCCCAGCCGAGAGCAGCCCTGAATTACCTGTTGCTTTGCTCAGCATCTGTGGACTtagattacttttttttattctgcCACTTCTGATCACTGGGTTTGGGGTTATAAGGGTAACCGCTGCCTTCCCAGAGGTTTAGGGGTCCAAGAAGCCACAGAATTACCTATGGGCCTGACCTAGTTCACAGCCTGCTTGGCCTGGCCTAGGGGAGCAGGCATGTGGCTCCAGAGGCAGGGCCTCGTCACAGTGAATCACGTCCGTCCTTCCGGTCCCCACCGGAGCCTTTGATAACGGCTGGCTCAGATCTGGAgccagaggaaaaggaaatgttCGGGCAGGGCTGGCTCCGCCCAACAGAGCAGTGAGGTACAGCCTGGCGCCCACACCCCTCCCCGTCCCACCTGGTGGGTGCTGGTGACCGAGGGCCGCCAGAcactggaggagaggagaggtggcTGGGGACCTGCGTGGGGCGCCAGCAGAGCCGGACCCCCGCCCAGGGCCGGGTGACGGCCACACCCTGTCCTTGACCCAGCGGAGGGCACTCAGTTCCTGTTTGCCGAGTCCCCCCACAGGCCTGGGATGGGCAGATAAGGAGTTAATGAATGAAGAGCGAGAGCAGAGCCGGAGAGGAGACACAGAGGCCAACTATTAACCCTGCTCTAGTGCTGGGCGCTCCCACCTCTGCAGGGCTGCTTGTGGGGCCTCAGGACCAGGGCTGCTTGTAGGGCCCCAGGACCAGGGCTGGTGTGGGGCCCCAGGACCAGGGCTGCTTGTGGGGCCCCAGGACCAGGGCTGCTTGTGGGGCCCCAGGACCAGGGCTGCTTGTGGGGCCCCAGGACCAGGGCTGCTTGTGGGGCCCCAGGACCAGGGCTGCTTGTGGGGCCCCAGGACCAGGGCTGGTGTGGGGCCCCAGGACCAGGGCTGGTGTGGGGCCCCAGGACCAGGGCTGCTTGTGGGGCCCCAGGACCAGGGCTGCTTGTGGGGCCCCAGGACCAGGGCTGCTTGTGGGGCCCCAGGACCAGGGCTGGTGTGGGGCCCCAGGACCAGGGCTGCTTGTGGGGCCCAAAGCAGGGCTGCCAGCCAGCCCGCTAGCGAGCAGGGGGCACAGGCCTCGAGGGAGGGAGCCAGTGGGTGTGGGGGGCCCCCGTCTCTGCACCTGCCACAGCGCGGCCGCGGTGGACGCAGCCTCTGGGGCGGCCAGCTGAGAGGCCGGGGGAGATGCGGGCCATGGGGGGCTCCTGGAACCCTCCCCTCGTTCCCCTGCTGCTGGAGACGGGCCCGGCCCTCAGCTCCCTCTCCTGGCCTTCGGCTCCAGGCCCCCTGGGGTCTGTCTGGGCAAAGGCTCAAATCTGGGGGAGGACCCTAAGAAGGGGGAGAGGAGCAGGAGAAGCCCCTGCCCCCTCCAGATGGGGCGAGCCCAGTCCCGGGAGGCAGGGCATGGGAGCCCTCCGCCCTGCTCGAGGTCACCGACTTGATGCTGCCCctgtgggcggggtgggggggttgccGGTCCTCCGACCAGAGCTGGGCTGCCTGCCGGCCCCTTACCAGCTCGTCCTCTGACGGGGAAGGGGCAGTGCCACCCTTGAGGGACTGCCAGCTCACAAGAAACGGTAGATGAGACCCGCAGAGGGCTTTGCTGTCACCCTAGAGTCTGCCAGAGCCTGCTGCGCTGCTTGACCTCTGGCCTGTGGCTCATGACCTCCGGAGGCCTGGGGGGCAGCGGGGTGGCTCTCGGGAGACGACAGAGCGGGGCAGACACCTGGCAGGACCTGACCAGGGCGGGGGGACGGCACCTGAGCCTCCTCTCCCGCCCTGTCCCTCAGCCATCAGGCAGGAGCTGAGTGGGATCAGCACCTCGTAGGTCGCTCGGCCCCCGACGCCGCCCGGGACCCGGTCTAGCCGAAGGCAGGGACAGCAAGGAACCCAGCGCCCCAGGCCTCCAGCACACACGAGCACGCACTGAAGCTAGGATGTGCTTCGTTTAAAAGTCTTATTAACctgtgataaaatattaaaatgaggaaaaaagttCAGCTCCTggatttttttagattcaaccTGACACAGAACACCAGGCCTATcgcctttttttgtattttatatttgcctATTTAAGTGTACATTCCTTTCGGTTTATAGCGAAGATACCCCGAGTCAGTCACGCGCCTCGTTAGATGGTTTCGAGTTTTCTCCTAGGTGCCACCGGGAGCCGCGGCCGCTTCCACGCGGCTCCTTCCCGGCGTCCTGGTGGTTAGGGTCTGCCCGCGCACCAAGCGGTTTGTGTCCACGTGGTAATAAACGCTTACCGTCCACACCCGGGCTCCGACTCGCTCGCTCTTGGCGGCTCCCGGCCGGGGAGGCCTCTTTTGGGGGAAGGGCCCACGGCAGTGGCGGCCGTGGGTGCGAGGCTGGGCTGACTCAGACGCGAGGGGGGACGGGCCGCTGAGCCGGGCAGCTCAGGCACTGCCGGCGGGGGGCCCAGGAGCCGCCCCCCAGGGCCTCCTCCAGGGAGACGGGCCCTGAGTGGCGCCTGGAACGTCAGAGGGGCCAGGAGGAGGCACCTGCTTAACCTCCCCCGCCGCGCAGAGGGGCGCCCCGTGACCCGGGCCCAGCAAGGCGGGCAGGGAAGGCCTCCGCCCTGCCCTGCAAGTCTCCTGCAGCCCCCAGGGAGGAGCACAGGTCCCCGCCTCCGTGGCAGGAGGAGCAGCCCATGTGCCCACCTGAGGCACTTCCCAGCACTTCTCAGACCGCGCAAGGTCCCCGTTGGAGCCAGAGAGGGTCTGGCTCTCCGCCTTGGCGACTGCTGCCCCTGAGCCAGGAGTGAGGCCCCAGCCAGTGGAAAAGCTTTGGCATGCTGTGACCATCCCACAGGCACCACGACACAGTATGCCCAGGCGCTGGCCCAGCCGTCCTCTGGGGGCCACGGGAGGAGGGCCCCCAGTCTGGCTCATGACAGTGGGACTGTTTTCTGGCCAGGCTCTGGACACACCGTCTCACTGAGTgctcccagcagccctgggacACAGGAATAGGGCTGTTCTGCCAGTTGGGAGGTGAGCGGCTTTAACCCACAGCTCCATGAGCCGCTCTCCGGGCTCCTTCCGCCTCCCGCCATCCAGGAATCCTGTCGCCCTGGGGCCTCGGGGAGGGAGTGCTGGCAGGTGGTGATGGGGTGCTGTCTTCTTCCCAGGCAGCTGCCTCTCAAGAGAGTTGTGCCAgacccctgccctgggcccaCCTTCAGCTCTGGGTGAGGCCCAGCCATGACTGTCCCGTCGGCAGATAAGCTCGCTGGCGGACACGGAGAGCTCGCAAGGCTCAGCTGGGCTCTCTGGGGCTCCCCTGGGCCCAGGCCAGCCTGTGTGCACAAGGAGGGGCCGCCTGCCCAGGCTCAGAGCCGCACTGCCCTCCCACAGCCAGCCCAAGGGCCTCTTCCCCGGGCCATCTCAGTGGTCAGACCACCCGGGGACAGGGGTACCTGGCACACGCGCGGCCACTCCCAGCCCTGAGCAGGAAGTCCTTGCTCAGCAGCTGCCCGGTCTCAGGCACCTGAgaccttcctcccctcccagttgtgccttcctcccagccctcccTCTCCCGGGTCAGCTAAGGCAGCCCTGCCATGCCCGCCCCTGGGCCGTGGTCCTcagcctccccagcctcagggctCCAAGGGGAGGCCATCTTTGCCCGGCCGCTTCCTCTGGCAGGGAGGGCCTCGCCCAGGCATCCCTCGTGCTGCCCGCCTGCCTCTGGGAGACCAGAACCCACACCCCGACACGGCCCCTGGGCCAAGGGGCTGACACCAAAGATGCCTCCCCACCTCTCAGTTGGGCCATTAGTCCTCAGCACAGTCCGGACGAGCCGCGTCCCGCTTCGCAGAGACACCAAGGACACCAGCCTGCTTCCGTCAGAGCCCTAGCTCACGGGCAGGCACCCGTCGGTCCAGCCGCCTGTGCACCCGCCATCTGCCTGGCCTGTGGTACCTGTTCTCCTCAAGCCCCACGTCTGAGTTGGTGGGGGTGAGGGCCCGAGGTGCAGCAGGAGCTCGGCgggtgcggggggtggggggtgggcagggttgTGGCGGGAGCGGGGATGTGGCCCAAGGACCACGTGGATCTCTGCCCACACCCCCAAAACCGGCCACTCAATGACAGGGCCCCCGGGGAGGGCTGCCCCAGAGCGAGGAGCGCAACCTCAGGCCCTGCCGGCCAGGAGCCGAGCCCACTCCTGGGAAGCACTATCTGTGGACTTGAAAACAAATGCCGATTTAATTTAGGGCGTGGGCACGCCAGAGAAATCAGCTCCCTGGGCACAGAGCACCCAGCGCCGGGCCAGGCCTCGCCCATGACGTCCTGGAAGGGAGGGCCCGGCCTGCGGTCACCAGTCCACATGCAGACCAAGCTTCTCCAGGCTGCCACCCGTGCCCACTGTCTCCAGGCGTGGCCTCGGGGCTCCAGGGGGACAAGAGCAGCAGCCTAGGGTGCGGGAACCAAATGCAGCCAAACCAGTTCTGGGCACTACACGCCCTGGGGACAGGTGACGGCCAGCCCTGCAGCAGATGGGCAGGGCGAGGCCGGGCAGCAACCAGGAGCACAGGCCCTGCTCCCACCGGGCACTGAGGCGCAGGCAGCAGGGTCCGTGCACTTGGGGCGCCGGCCATCGGGCTCACAGGCCGTCCTCCGCCAGCTTGCACACCCGCTTCACCCTGGCGTAGGGCCCCAGGGAGTCCTTAGACACAAAGTCCCAGAGCACCTTCACCCACGAGTGGTGCTGGGGCAGGTGGTCGTAGTACTCGGGCGCGATCTTCCGCACCTGCGGAGAGGGCACAGATGGGTCAGAGAGGCCGGATGGGTCAGAGGCCGCGCACAGGCACGTGCACAGCCACAGGCGCGCGTGCGCGCAGACACACGTGAGCACACAGACCACGTGAGCACACGCGCAACCCTGTCATCTCCCAGGGTACCCGTGTCCGGGCCAGCCCACTGCCCGAAGGTGGAGGGGCCGTTGGCCGGGGGCACCAAGAGGTGCTGAGGCCCCTGCCCCAAATGGGGGTGAGGAGTTAAAATGCACACCCCCCCTCCCCGGAgcgcacaccccgagtttctgaTCCAGGAGCCTTGGGGTGGCCGAGTTCTGCGGCACAGCCTGGCTCGAGTCCTGCTGAACCAAGGTCACGTCCACGTGCCTCGGCCCGGCGTTCGGTGCCCTATCGGACCTGCAAACCCCTCTGACCTTGGCTCCCACCCCGTCGCCCTCCTGCCAGCCTCAGGACGTGTCATTTCCCCCTCCAGCTCCCTGCCCCTCTCTGCACCTGACGCCCTCAGCCCGCCTCCTCCAAGAAGTGCTCCAGCCTCAGCACCTACACCCACACCAACTGCAGGGgaggcctccccctcccccaacagagGACGCACCAGGTGCACAGGGCCTGCTTTATAACTGAAAAGGGGGGCCTAAGGGGGATGAGGTGACACGCATGGCAGGAACAGGGAGCCTGTGACTTTGCTTGGGAGAAGGAAAGGCTCACAGCTGACAGCAGCTGCTTCTGTGAATGTCCTGGGTCAAGATTCTGGCGCTGCTGCTTCCTGAGGCAGGGACCCCAGCTCCCTGAGCCTCTCCCTTCGCGTCCATGAAATGTGCATGATGGGCTTGAAATGCCACGTAGGCTTGTGGTGAGGCTTTGGTTAGatggtgcccagcacagagcaggaCCTCAGTACCAttgggggccgggggcggggggggcgccCTGCACAGCCAGGGTGGACACACAGGCTGTCAGACTCCAAAGTCACGTGGGCCACGGCACAAACACCTGAACACCCAGACCAGTGCTCACTTGCACTCCACACGAGTGGGTGAGCATGCACTCTCAGACATGCACATATGGACAGGCACACCTAATCACGTGCAGGAATGTgggcacacacagacacgcacacacagtcTCACACACTCAGACACCTTTCCCACCACCACAATCTCCAACCCCGCTGTGCGCAGTCACTTGTGCTCTATCCGACCAGTGCCAGACCGGAACAGCAACAActactcctccccctcctcccccctccccctcctctccctccctcctcccctccccctccctcgtccccctccccctcctctccctccctcttccccctcccccttctctccctccctcttcccccctccctcttccccctccccctccctcttcctcctccccatcctctccctccctctttcttctttagAAATTCTCCAACCCAGGTCTCCCAAGACAGAGGCACCAGCCCAGAGGCTTCCACTCTGAGGCAGCTCGGGCCAAGCCCCTTGGGTCACAAAGGGCAAGGCCCACCCTGTCCTCTCTGTGCCATGAGGGGGCCCCTGGAGGGTCACAGGGCAGTGACAAGAAATGCGGAGGGACAGGGTCAGGAAAGGGAGGTGCTTCACTCGCAGTATCGTTACTGCTGCAccatttacagaagagaaagctgaggcacagagagggcaagCGGCTTGCCCCAGGACACACAGCCAGCCAGTGAATATCATAGCTGTGCTCAAATGGGTTTTCATTAAACCAAGAGGCCTGAACTGTAAAATGCCCCTtgagcccctgccctgcccaccccctgaaTTCACCTTCTTATTCTCCAGCCAGGCACTCCGTGTGCCAGGTGGCCTTTCCTTCTGCCCTGGGGACCCCAAGTGAGCATGTAGCCATCCCACGATCAGCACGAGAGAAAGGCCAGAGTGTGGCCCAAAGCCCTCCCCACGTTCCCCCACCTCCCGCTAAGGCGCCCATCGCAGCCTCTGCGACCGTGGCCACATACCAGGGGCAGGTTGCAGCTCGGGATGCTGGGGAAGTCGTGATGCTCCACGTGGTAGCCCACGTTGAAGGTGATGCAGTTGAGGGGCCCGTAGTAGGAGTAGGTCTCGTGGCCCTGGAGGAACATGTAGTGCTCGGCCACAAAGTGGCCCGAGATGGGGTGCAGGCCCAGGCCCAGTAGGGAGCTGGCCAGCAGGTAGACCATGGGCTTGAGCCCCCAGAGGGTGAAGATGGTGGCGTTGGCCGCCAGCTGCGCCAGGGCGTTGAACACCTCCATGCGGGTCATGGCCTTGGGGTTCACGCAGAGCGGCCGCAGCGAGTAGAAGAAGGGCTGCAGCGCCAGCCAGAGCAGCTTGCGGGTCGGCGTGCAGAAGAGCCAGCCCTCAAGGCgcgtgggcacgtccacgtccaGCCCGTCGCCGCCCAGGTAGCGGTGGTGATCCACGTGGTACTTCTTGAAGGAGGACGCGTAGGGCACACCCAAGGGCAGGTTGGCGAAGATGGCGAACCAGCGGTTGTGGGCAGGGTGGCCAGTGCCGAAGGCGGTGTTGTGCGAGATGTCGTGGATGGCGAGCGTCAGCGAGTGGTTCACGCAGCCCCCGAAGGCGTAGGCCCAGAAGAGCAGCCAGCGCCACGCCAGCCCCCGCACCAGCCAGCAGGCCAGCAGCTGCGCCAGCACCATCCCCAGCACCATCCACTTGAGATGAGGGTCCGGCCGCATCAGGGCCTTGATGGCCGGGTACTTGGCTGGAGGGAGGACCGGGAGAGAAGGTGAGGGGGGCACTGGCCGCGTGGGTCCCAAATGCatgcttcccctcctccctcctctcctcctcaaaTTTCTCCTgccatcttccctccctctctttccctccaccATCCATTAAGCCCCCAGGCAGTGACTCGGAGAGTCGCTCTAACATCTGGCCCTGTGGCTTTGGGCCTAGAAGCAGCCTCGCCTGTGCTGGTGCCGAGGGAGGCAGGCGGGCAGACCcgtctccccccaccacccaggGGGCTCTGGGGAGACTTCCCAGGGTGGGGGGTCTTTGTCACCAGCCTAAATAAAGAGCAGGCGTCAGCATGGGCCACAGAAACATAATTCCCGAAATCAAAACAGCTGCCGAGAGCCGCAGGTTCAGTGCACACGGTGCGGGCGTCCAgggagcccgagagccacaggCAGACTCTTTGGGGcccctgggagggggcagggcggctgggggaggggaacgtGGAGGGCTCTGGCTTTGTCTCGGTGTTTCAGTTCGTAAAACAAACAAGATCTGAAGGAAATATGATAAAATGTTGAATACACTTATTTTGGGTGGTGGGTGTTTGTTATAGCAtcttttgtacttttctgtattttgttttacagaaaaggaaaaaacaatggcAGTGGGAGTTGCCCAAGCAGGGAGGGCCTTCCCAGCCGAGGAGGAGCAGCCGGAAGAGAACAGGATGGGGTGGGTGCCTTCGGGGCAAGAGAGCAGTGCCTTCTAGAAACCTCTGCTTGGTGGGAGGGGGCTGGCAGGCATAAGGCTGGTGAGGCAGCTGGTGCTGTATCCAGGGGCACGGAGGGACAGGGCCGGGGGGCATCACGTGCTCAAGGGGACAGTCACCCTCCCGCTCCAGGTCTGCTGTGTCCCTTGGCTCCCAAGCAGAGGAGACAGGCCCTCAGGTGGAGCCAGCGTCCTGACACACGGATGGGGATCGAGGCCGGCGAGGGCGGGGCTCGTCCCAGGCACCCTTAGGACAGTCAGTACCCGTCTCCAGTGCCTTCAGTGTCCGCCCCTCCTACACCCATCCAGCAGCTGGGCGGCCTCAGGCTGGCCTGTGAAGAGGGTGTCCAGGGCTGCAGCAGAGGCTGGGCCCCAAATGGAATCGGCCAGGCCAAGGTCGAATCCTGGCCTACGCTTCCCTCCTAGTGACCCAGGAAGTCGCTGCCCTTTTGTGCTCAGAATGGGAAGCGTGTGACAgctccttctttctcccagcccaGAGAACTTTCTTTCAGAGCCACCCAGCAACGGAACAGGCTGCTTCATAGGTGGTGAGCTGCCTGTCCCTGGGGGtatgcaaggagaaacacaacaagGGCAAGGACTTCTGCCCCAGAGGGAGACTCAGGCTCAGAGTCTTCCTGCCCAAGCTATGGTGGTGCCACAAGCCCATCTCGAGGTCAGTCTTGAtcttgctgtgtgaccatggTGCATtcccaccctctctgggcctctgtgtcCCAGTGTGACACAGTGTGGGCAGGATGTGCCTCACTGGGTATGTGTTCCACATACCGGTCCTGGAGCCTGATGGTGGGACAGCCCGCGTCTGCTGGAGATGCCGGGGGCGGTGGGGGGTCGGGGTTCCCACATCCTAGAACCTCTGCCCAGGAAGCCCACAGAATCCCCCAGGCAGCATTGACACCCCTACTATCTACACACCAGCACTCCCACCAAGCCTTCACCTCATCTGGTGGCTACGGTGGTTTTGGCTCTGACCAAGTGAGCAGTGGTGCTATACAGCCCTCAAGACAGcctgctggggcgggcggggggacgGGGGGGTGGCCGAACCTCACACCCCTACCCCCCGCTCCCATTCCAGCCTCCTTCCCCCTACTGCTGGCCCCTACTGCTGGGGCCACCCCCAGGCTTCCAAGCTCGGCAAAACTGCCTGGGCCTTTTGATCCCGGGAGCTCTCCCCAAAGCTGCCAAGGACACCACCTAATCAGGTCCCGGAGGATGGTGGTCACAGCACAAGTATCAAAGCAGAACTTGGAAAAGAGCAGGCAAGCCCAGGCCTGGCAATAAACCTCAGCCCTGCTTAACAGGGGCCCAGGGGGCCACAGCATCTCCAGGGGTGTTGGAAGGGAGCAGCGTTCAGAaagggttcaaattccagctctggaTAAGGGTTTAGTAACAAGACTATACAAAGATCTCCTACaacccaaaaacaaaaagacaaacaacccaataaaaaatgagcaaaggacttgaatagatatttctccaaagatgtgCACCTGTTTctctaagcacatgaaaagatgctctgcaCCATCGGTCACCGGGGGTGCAGTCAGCCCCACAGTGAGATCCCACCTCAGAGCCGCTAGGACGGCTAAACTCAAAAAACGGAAAACAGCAAGTGCGGACGAGGCTGCAGAGAAATGGGGGCCCCTGTTTGTATGTTGCTATAGGGATGGAAGatggtgcagccgctgtggaaaacaactgggtggttcctcaaaatgttaaacatggaattaccataagacccagcaattccactgctaaaTATACACCCCAGAGAATTTAAATCAGGGACACAAACAGAAACTTGCATACCCATGTTCACagaactattcacaatagccagaaggtggaaacaacccaagtgtctgttAACTGATGAGCAGTTAAACAAAATACGGTCTctctacacaatggaatattattcagccttaggaAGGAAtgaaacttccagttacaaaataggTAGGACATGGGGATGTAATGTCTAGAATGGTGACTGTAGTTATTAATACTGTGTTGCATATTTtaaagttgttaagaaagtagatcttgaaagttctcatcaagAACTTCTCATCCAAATAAAGAgggagacatagagaatggacttgaggacttggggtgggagggggaagctggggcgaagtgagagtagcatcgacatatatacactacggaatgtaaaatagttagctagtgggaagcagcagcatagcacagggagatcggctcggtgcttcgcgatgacctagaggggtgggatagggaggatgggagggaggctcaagagggaggggacatggggacatgtgtatgcatatggctgattcagtttgttgtgcaagagaaactaacacagtattgtgaagcaattatactccaataaaggtctattaaaaaaaaaagaacttctcaTCCAagaactcatcaagaaaaaaaaaaaattgtaactatgtatggtgacttGTTGGGATCATTTCGCAG comes from Balaenoptera ricei isolate mBalRic1 chromosome 2, mBalRic1.hap2, whole genome shotgun sequence and encodes:
- the DEGS2 gene encoding sphingolipid delta(4)-desaturase/C4-monooxygenase DES2; translation: MGNSAGRSDFEWVYTEQPHTQRRKEMLAKYPAIKALMRPDPHLKWMVLGMVLAQLLACWLVRGLAWRWLLFWAYAFGGCVNHSLTLAIHDISHNTAFGTGHPAHNRWFAIFANLPLGVPYASSFKKYHVDHHRYLGGDGLDVDVPTRLEGWLFCTPTRKLLWLALQPFFYSLRPLCVNPKAMTRMEVFNALAQLAANATIFTLWGLKPMVYLLASSLLGLGLHPISGHFVAEHYMFLQGHETYSYYGPLNCITFNVGYHVEHHDFPSIPSCNLPLVRKIAPEYYDHLPQHHSWVKVLWDFVSKDSLGPYARVKRVCKLAEDGL